The following proteins are co-located in the Paraburkholderia phytofirmans PsJN genome:
- a CDS encoding peroxiredoxin encodes MKTVGDKVEAFTVTAAKPGFNHHEENGISAFEDITEQSFPGKWKIIYFYPKDFSFLCPTEIVEFGKLARDFEDRDAVLMGGSVDNEFVKLAWRRELKDLNKLNHYAFGDVKGELIDQLGVRDQEAGVALRATFIIDPDNTIQHVSVNNLNVGRNPEEVLRILDALQTDEQCACNRPIGGATL; translated from the coding sequence ATGAAAACTGTCGGCGATAAAGTTGAAGCGTTCACCGTCACGGCCGCGAAGCCGGGCTTCAACCATCATGAAGAGAACGGCATTTCGGCATTCGAAGACATCACGGAGCAGTCGTTTCCGGGCAAATGGAAGATCATCTATTTCTACCCGAAGGATTTCTCGTTCCTGTGTCCGACGGAGATCGTCGAGTTCGGCAAGCTGGCGAGGGATTTTGAAGACCGCGACGCGGTGTTGATGGGCGGCAGCGTCGACAATGAATTCGTGAAGCTGGCATGGCGCCGTGAGCTCAAGGACCTGAACAAGCTCAATCACTATGCCTTCGGCGACGTGAAGGGCGAGCTGATCGACCAGCTCGGTGTGCGCGACCAGGAAGCGGGTGTCGCGTTGCGCGCCACCTTTATCATCGATCCGGACAACACGATCCAGCATGTGTCGGTGAACAACCTGAACGTGGGCCGCAATCCGGAAGAAGTGCTGCGGATTCTGGACGCCCTGCAAACGGACGAGCAGTGTGCCTGCAACCGCCCGATCGGCGGCGCCACGCTCTGA
- a CDS encoding ATP-binding protein, producing the protein MRIDRRLLTLAFGGLFWRTFLLIALLIAVSLAAWFQSFRVIEREPRAQRVALQLVAIVKLTRTALLYSDPDLRRALLQDLESNEGVRVYPRETTDKYKLQPDESLNRLIEHDIRGRLGDDTVIAQSVNDIPGVWISFKIDDDDYWVALDRDQLDNATGLQWAGWGVFALALSLFGAAFITSLVNRPFARLAMAARKVGSGQSPEPLPERGMGVAAETNRSFNQMVQDLEQLEADRALMLAGISHDLRTPLARLRLETEMSPSDQATKDAMVDDIEQMDMIIGRFLDYARPVQRVPEPVDLSVIAGELAARMQSEDSMRLITRLAPSAVIEADETDMRRVVGNLLENARKYGLSDGDGIPHVILETRVSHSRVELSVVDEGPGIPEDQLALVTRPFYRVNSARTQANGTGLGMAIVQRLVSRYRGALRLRNRTPGPGLEVTIEFPLAKGV; encoded by the coding sequence ATGCGGATCGACCGGCGCCTCCTGACGCTCGCGTTCGGCGGCCTTTTCTGGCGGACCTTTCTGTTGATCGCGCTGTTGATCGCAGTCAGTCTCGCCGCGTGGTTCCAGAGCTTCCGGGTGATCGAACGCGAGCCGCGCGCGCAGCGCGTGGCGTTGCAGCTCGTCGCCATCGTGAAGCTCACGCGCACCGCACTCCTCTATTCCGATCCCGACCTGCGGCGCGCCCTGCTGCAGGATCTGGAAAGCAATGAAGGGGTGCGCGTGTACCCGCGCGAAACCACCGACAAGTACAAGCTCCAGCCCGACGAGTCGCTGAACCGGCTGATCGAACACGACATTCGCGGCCGTCTCGGCGACGACACCGTCATCGCGCAAAGCGTGAACGACATCCCCGGCGTGTGGATCAGCTTCAAGATCGACGACGACGACTACTGGGTCGCGCTCGACCGCGATCAGCTCGACAACGCCACCGGTTTGCAATGGGCCGGCTGGGGCGTGTTCGCGCTGGCGCTCTCGTTGTTCGGCGCGGCCTTCATCACGAGTCTCGTGAACCGTCCGTTCGCGCGCCTCGCCATGGCCGCGCGCAAGGTGGGCTCAGGCCAGTCGCCCGAGCCGCTGCCCGAGCGCGGCATGGGCGTGGCCGCGGAAACCAATCGCAGTTTCAACCAGATGGTGCAGGATCTCGAACAGCTCGAGGCCGACCGCGCGCTGATGCTCGCGGGCATCTCGCACGATCTGCGCACGCCGCTCGCGCGGCTGCGGCTCGAAACCGAAATGAGCCCGTCCGATCAGGCCACCAAAGACGCGATGGTCGACGACATCGAGCAGATGGACATGATCATCGGCCGGTTCCTCGATTACGCACGCCCGGTACAGCGCGTGCCGGAGCCTGTCGACCTGTCCGTGATCGCGGGCGAGTTGGCCGCGCGCATGCAGAGCGAAGACAGCATGCGCCTGATCACGCGGCTCGCGCCGTCGGCGGTGATCGAAGCGGATGAGACCGACATGCGCCGGGTAGTCGGCAATCTGCTGGAAAACGCGCGCAAGTATGGCCTGAGCGATGGCGACGGCATTCCGCACGTGATTCTGGAAACGCGAGTGTCGCACTCGCGGGTCGAGCTCTCGGTGGTCGACGAAGGCCCGGGCATTCCGGAAGACCAGCTGGCGCTCGTCACACGGCCGTTCTATCGTGTGAATTCGGCGCGCACCCAGGCGAACGGCACAGGCCTTGGCATGGCCATCGTCCAGCGCCTCGTGAGCCGTTACCGCGGCGCGCTGCGCCTGCGCAATCGCACGCCTGGACCGGGTCTCGAGGTCACCATCGAATTTCCGCTTGCCAAAGGCGTCTGA